The following DNA comes from Musa acuminata AAA Group cultivar baxijiao chromosome BXJ1-4, Cavendish_Baxijiao_AAA, whole genome shotgun sequence.
GGGAAGCGCGCCCCGCCGAAGGCCACGTACGGCCCCAGTGGAGACACGGACATGGCACGGGGGGCGGCCGGCGCGGGTGGCGGCCGCGAGGAGGTGGCCACGGAGCTctcaactcctcctcctcctttgcaGCCAATGCTCCTCCCTCGGGCATTGATGGTGGTCCAGACCGGTGACACCTGCAAGAAAGAGAAGGTGTTCGTATAAGAGAAACCTGTTTGTGTTGATGCTAACGTACTGTCGATACATTGAACTCCCTGCATTCCGAGAAATCTAACACGAATCCACAGAACAACAAGTGGAAGATTTCGCTGCTCGTACACAGAGAACGACGCAGTGCTGTAGCTAGCATTGTGTGCTTACTCTTTGACCGGCGCGGTAGGTGGTGCCGTCGGGCTCGACGACCCAGCCGGCCTCGCGGGCAAGGGCGCGGAGGACGTCGTTGATGTCGGCGCGGGCGGGGAGGTCGTACCCACCATGCTTCCGGAGCCCCTCGAAGATCTTGGACGTGATGGACCTCCGCCGTCTCTCTCTCAGCTTcgtcttctccctctccctctccctctccgccTTCCCCTCCCCGCCGCGCTCCGCCTCGCACTTACCTGCGCTCCTCATTCTCGCTCCCCTCCGCCCTCAAAAGCTGTGTCTCTTTCGCGTCGGTACAGCCGTCCCTTATACCCCTCACGACTTctcgttcttctctctcttcctgtCATGCCAGGGTTTAGCCTCACCGTCGGTGAGAGAGAAGGGCCAAAAAGGTGGCCAGTACAGCGGTAGAGCCTTTAATCTCTACTGTTCTTTGCGACAGAATTAGCCAACGTAGCTGTGAGAAGGTGACTCGAACTCCTGCTGATGCATTGTTATTTGCATGACAAGTAATGTAATCGATGCGTGCAGATCCACAGAAAGGATGAAGATAGCAAagcaagggagagagagagagaggagtaatGATTGTATTATGGAATGATAGGTTGGGATTTGAAGGAGGATTACAGGATATGGTCGATGTGATGGAGACATCAGAGATGAGAACAGACTAGAGAGAGAAGCATAGGGTGGCGGCGCAGTGTACTACAGTGCTGCATGAGGAAGGACACAGATGCATGAGCCCCTCAAAAAAGAGAAAGACTTCACTGCCTCTTCAAAATGATTCATACATGCTTCGTTCTTCATCTACAACTAAGCAAGAAGAAAAGCTCGTCGGGGGTGAAGCACGACGAGTACTTTGCTCAGCTCCGCTGCAAGAAACTATTTCCAGAAGTGGAAGGCATAAACCTGGACAGGGAAACCACTGTGAGTGTGGTAGGAAGAAGGACATTAGGTTCTTGTTAAAAGTAAATGCACTCTGTCTCATGCAATCATTTGATTACGACCAATGTGAAGAGACATATTCCTCGAGCGAAAACTCACATACATCGAAGCATACGGTACTGTACACTTTTGAAGCCTTGGCATGCATTGATGAAGCAACAGCAGCACATACCAAAGCCTACAGGATGTATTAAGTCTAAGCTCGTTCATGGGTATGTATGTATCTTCAACAAGGCCACATCACAGTCCTCGTGTCATGCGTCAATACCATTCAAGATTTTATGACCattcaagaatataaatatatatatataatatcattagaGCTAATCTATATAGATTTTTGTTTACgactaattttattttttggtcaactaaattttaagaaaaaattagTTTTTGGTATTTTTCCAAAAAATATCCCCTTTGCAAAATTCTCTaacactattttttttatttaatacatGGAATATTTGGCAACTACCcatcctttttttccttttttttccctctctttttctttgtaACATAGTGTTTTGGTAATGTGTTATAGTGTTCTCCTACtatttattgaaaatattataatcaaaCCGTTTCATCCTATTGATTGAtctataagaaaagaaaagaacaataaaTAAATGATTGGACTATTTTAGGTATTatgaaaaaaagagaaataagaatattattttgACGTATTTTTAGATTATGTTAGTGAATTTTTAGATTATAAGGAGTCATAATGGTTCAATCCAATCCCAAATACGTAAGGTTGTCCACGCAAATTCTCTTAGTAGTGAAAATAATCGTCGAGTGGAGTTATGTTTTAGCCTTGTCTCCTGAGTGCGGTCTTCTCTCTTGATGAGTGGTTTGTTTTTTTGTTGTTGGGTTCCTACACACAGATCAAGATTGGGAGAGAGATTTCCTAACTCGACCCATCTAAAAGGTTAAATTAGTATCAAATGAAGTAAGAGGGAGTTGAATGCTTGAAGTCCTTCCCTTGATGTCGATCAAGGGTTAGCCTTTATACTTACAAATGAGGGCCGATCGTACATGATCTATTAATGACAATTGACTCATCGAGCGATCGATTTGTACCACTTATCGAAACAGTTTTGTGCTATTCGACGTCGTTTTGTACAACCTCAAACAACACGGAACAAACGACTATCTCATTCAAGTCTGAGGTGTCATATCGATGCAATACACCATATTGAGACTTTATGTTGGTCA
Coding sequences within:
- the LOC135672246 gene encoding protein BZR1 homolog 2-like — encoded protein: MRSAGKCEAERGGEGKAEREREREKTKLRERRRRSITSKIFEGLRKHGGYDLPARADINDVLRALAREAGWVVEPDGTTYRAGQRVSPVWTTINARGRSIGCKGGGGVESSVATSSRPPPAPAAPRAMSVSPLGPYVAFGGARFPGLCVGAAGGVAAAAAAADAWPPEGWAWGQASQLGAPQQNV